Below is a window of Candidatus Rickettsiella isopodorum DNA.
ATACAAGAATTAAAAAAAACGAATACCGGTGTTGCAGAAGATTTTATCAATTTATTGCGTACTTTATCGAGCTGAGGAAGAAAAAATGCAGTTTACAATTAATCGTGAAAACTTACTAAAACCTTTACAATTAGTAACAGCCGTGATTGAGCGTCGCCAAACTTTACCTATACTTTCCAATCTTTTAATACAATTGAATGATAAATATTTATCTTTATTGGGCACTGATATGGAAGTAGAGTTAGCGGGTCGTGTTGCTTTAGAAAAACCAGGCGAATCTGGGGCAACCACTGCACCTGCTAGAAAGCTAATGGATATTTGTCGAAGTTTACCTGAAGATAGCGAACTAAAATTTCAGCAAAAAGGAGATAAATTATATCTGCAATGTGGTCGTAGTCGATTTAATTTATCTACTTTACCTGCTTCAGATTTTCCAATGAGTGAAGTCTTAGATAACCACCCTGAACAAGTAGAGTTTATTTTATCACAGAAAGGTTTACGTTCTTTGATAGAGTCGACTAATTTTGCTATGGCTCAACAAGATGTACGTTATTTTTTAAATGGAATGTTATGGGAACTAGGTCAGGGAAGCTTACGAGCGGTAGCAACGGATGGCCATCGTTTAGCACTTAATGTAAAAGAAGCGAATATAACAGTAGATAGTAATCAAATTATAGTTCCTAGAAAAGCTATTCATGAGCTTTCACGTTTATTAAGTGATGAAGAAAACGATAACTTAACTATTTTCTTAACTAAAAATCAGCTAAGGGTACATATGCAGGATTATACATTTATTTCTAAGCTGATCGATGGTACCTTCCCCGACTATGATAGGGTTATTCCTCAAAGCGGCGATAAAATTCTAGAAATTGATCGAGATTTGTTCAAAGCTTCTTTGTCCCGAGTTGGCATTTTGTCTAATGATAAACATAAAAGTGTTTGTTTAGAGTTAAAAAATGATCTATTACGCATTTTTGCCAATAATCTTGAACAAGAGAATGCCGAAGATTATCTAGATGTGTCTTACCAAGGAAAGGATATAAGTATAGCCTTTAATATTAGCTACCTTATGGATGTATTAAACAGTTTGCCGCCTGGATTAGTTAAGATTACATTAACATCTGCAGAAGCAAGCGTAAGACTTGAGGCTAAAGAAAAAAATGCTAGTGTATACGTCATTATGCCTATGCGTCTGTAATATCTTATGCAATTGGTTCGTTTGAAAGCAAACTGTTTTCGAAATCTTGCTGAATTAGATCTTGAGTTCTCTCCCTGTTTTAATTTTATTTATGGGCCTAATGGTAGTGGTAAATCTAGTTTACTTGAAGCCATTTATTTTTTAAGTTTAGGTCGTTCTTTTCGGAGTAGTTTGGCGAGCCGGGCTATTCAATATGATGAAAAAAGTTTCAATTTGTT
It encodes the following:
- the dnaN gene encoding DNA polymerase III subunit beta; translation: MQFTINRENLLKPLQLVTAVIERRQTLPILSNLLIQLNDKYLSLLGTDMEVELAGRVALEKPGESGATTAPARKLMDICRSLPEDSELKFQQKGDKLYLQCGRSRFNLSTLPASDFPMSEVLDNHPEQVEFILSQKGLRSLIESTNFAMAQQDVRYFLNGMLWELGQGSLRAVATDGHRLALNVKEANITVDSNQIIVPRKAIHELSRLLSDEENDNLTIFLTKNQLRVHMQDYTFISKLIDGTFPDYDRVIPQSGDKILEIDRDLFKASLSRVGILSNDKHKSVCLELKNDLLRIFANNLEQENAEDYLDVSYQGKDISIAFNISYLMDVLNSLPPGLVKITLTSAEASVRLEAKEKNASVYVIMPMRL